Below is a genomic region from Microbacterium esteraromaticum.
TCAATCGCCTCGGAGATCGCCGGCACCGATAGATCGACCGCGCCCCCGTCAGACCGTCCCTCCACTTCTCGCGGAGTCCGTCATAAGCGTCGAGCATCATCGCAGAGGCCGGACTAGCGGATCCGGCGAACGGAATAAGTGCACCGATGCCCAGCGCAACCCCGCCCTTCAGAACGGTCCGGCGGAGGATCTCACAACTGCTTTCCATGGCATTCCTTTCTCGCCTCGCTCAACGTCGAACGAGTGGGGTCAAGCCCAGCTCCCCCTCGGGGAACCGGTCGATCATCCGTTCAGCAATCACACGGTGTCCCTCGGCCGTGGGATGAACTCCGTCAAGGAACAGGTGGTCATCGCTCAGAGAGAGCAGATACCGCCCGTCCAGATATCGAACATTCGAGTACCTCTGGAAGACATCCTGCGACGCACTGTGAACGTGCTCCCTCATCATGTCCAGAGACATCCCGACGCGGTTCAGCTGGTCCTCGAAGCGCGGGCTGGCGACAGGTCCGATGACGAGGGTCTGCGCCCGTGAGCGTGCGACTCGCTCGATGAATGCCCGGACCGCCGGCGCGAATGACCGAGCCGAGAAGCTCGCCTGCTCATAGACGTTGATCCCGATGCAGAGCGTCACGAAGTCGGGCTCTGCATCATGTATGTAGTCAGCGATGGCGGGGTCCAGATGACATTCGCCGGCGAGACCGATGCATTCCAGATCCAGCCCGCAGCGGCGACTGAGTATCGCCGGCCAGGTCTCCGACGGTCCCGCGGCAGACTTGCACTGCGTGAGAGAACTTCCGTAGGCAATCCACCGGCGCTCGGGGAATTCCAGCTCCTGTGGTGCGAGATCGTCGACAAGAAGACTCCGCACCTCAACGGTCCCGAACTGAGGCAGCCACAGCTCGGCCGAAGATCCCTCCGGAAGGTCGAAGGCGACGAACGATTCCCCGGAGGGCACTTCGCGCCGCGCGGCGACCTGGCCATCGACCACAAGGTCGATGGGGGCAGCCCGGTCGTCGGCTCGCAGCTCAACGCGAAGCACCGTTCCGCGAGGGACAAATCGATAGCGTACTCCGGTGGCCATGCCGGCTACGTCTTCGAAGCGAGCAGAGTCAGCCGCGGAGACCGCAGCCGACGGCACGCGTCGCACACTCCGCCACCCCGAGTCGGAGATCTCGGCCTCCGCAGTTGTCGACCACACGAGCTATCCGTTCGTGCCTGCGGAGTCGTCGAACCGAGCTGGCCAGCGGTCAAGGAGGTCACGCAGGTGCAGTCGCTCCTGCGCTGACAGCTGCACGTGAGGCGGACGCACCGACCCGAACTCGATTCCATCGATTCTGAGCATTTCTTTGACGACGTCCACGTTGCTCCGCGCATGGTTTGCTGCGCGCATGCGTTCGACGGGCGCGATGAGCCGCATCAGCTGTGTGAGCCGGTTGAGGTCGCCTCGACAGACCGCTGCGTGCATGGCCAGAGCCGCGTCGGGTCGAGCTGCCGCGATGCCAGACGTGAAACCGGTGATCCCCATCGCCGCAGTAATCGCGATTTTAGATTCCGCCGCTCCGTTCACCCACACCGAGTCACCGTCGTGAACGAGTTGTTCCAGCGTGCCGAAATCGGCGCGGGCAAACTTACCCCCCAAGATCTTCGGATGCGTGACCAGCTCGCGAATCTGTTCAAGGGAGAGACGTGTGCTTCTGAGGTAGAGCACGATCGGAAGCGCAGAACGTTCCGCAACCTCGCGGTAAAACCGCAGCAGACCATCGCCATCTCCGAACGGATCCATGGGCTCGTGGATCATCACCGCGTGATAGCCGAGGTCGGCTGCATACTGGCTTTCGTCGTGGATCTCGATCGCTGCGCCCGCGAACCCTGCAAGCAACCGGGCCCTCGACGTGCCCGTGGCGACACTCCGGAGGACCACCCGCCGTTCGGCGGCGGTGAGCTGGTACAACTCCGAGGTGTTTCCCAGCGCTGTGACCACATGCACGCCACCAGCGTCTGCACGCTCGGCAAGCTGTGTGCTCTTTGCCTCGTCGACCGCTCCCGATTTGTCATACGGCGTGACCAGAACGGCCACGACTCCTCTGAGGGCGTCAAGAAATGCCACTTCATTCATGTGTTGCTCCTTGTGTTCGTCATCGCCGCCGGCCTCGCTTGTGCGGTCAGTCCGCCATCGATGGTGAGCACCTGGCCGGTGATGTACGATGCATCAGCGCTGGCAAGAAAGCTCACGCCAGCGGCGATATCTTCACCCGTGCCCACCCTGCCGAGAAGAACTCCACTGATTCGCTCACGCCGCTCGTCTTTGGACAGCGCCCGGAAGCGATCATTCTCGATCGCTCCCGGCGCGACACCGTTCACGCGAATTCGTTGAGGAGCGAGATCGATTGCGAGCCCCCTGGTCATACTCTCTACAGCCGCTTTACCCGCGTCATAGATCAACGACTGTGCGTGCGCGCGAGTAGCGCCGACGGAGGAGAGATTCACGATCGCACCTCCGGTGAGTAGCGGCGCGGCTTCGCGACTGCATAGCATCACTCCGCCTACGTTGACACGGAAGCTCCGATCCATAGTCGCGACATCGATATCAGATAGTGCGCCACGCGCAAGCAGTGGCGCTGCAGCATTATTCACGAGGACATCAAGTCGCCCCCACTTCCGATGAATCTGCGCAATCATCTCTCGTACGCCGCTCTCAACGCTGATGTCGCCGGGCACGCCGATCACGTCAGCGCCGCTGGCTGTCAGCCTTCGACAAACGTGGAGAACCTCATCCACATCGAGCCCATTGACCGCAACGGCATACCCATCCGATACCAGTCGTTCGGTAATCGCGAGACCGATATTGCGGCTGCCGCCGGTAACCCAGGCAACGCGTCGCGGCATCATGACAGCCGAATCCGATCCGCGGCGCCACGCGCCGATGTGTGCGTCCAACTCAGCGAACCCGTCGCCTGAGCGAGCCGTTCCTGGTCGATGTCGATGCCGAGTCCCCATCCGTCCGGGAGCTTGAGCACCCCAGATTCGTACGAGACCGGCTCTGCGACCACATCGGTCTCATACAACAAAGGTCCGACCGGGTCGCTGGGGAGGGAGACGGCATCCGTCGCGGCCGCCACGTGAACGGCCGCCGCAGTGCCGATCGAGAGTTCCTGAGTAGTTCCCAGAATGCACGGGACACCTGCTGCCTCTGCGATCGCAAAGACGCGCCTAACCGGCGTAATCCCTCCGATCGCGATCACGCTGACGTTGAAGGCATCGACGGCGCGATGTTTGATGAGCTCCAATGCCCAGTCATTGCTGTACACGTGTTCGCTCACCGGCTCTTCGATAAGGCTGCGCGCTTCGAGCAGACCGCGGATGTCGGCCGAGCGTGCCGGCGACTCCACGAGGTCGAACCCGACGTCGCGAACCCGCGTGGCGAACCGAGCAGCGTCCTTAGGAGCAAGCAAGTTCGAGAAGTCCAGGGACTTCAGGGTAATTCGATCACCGAAGCGCTCCCTCGCCTCTCGAAGAAACCTTTCGTCGAGATCGAGATTCCGGCCGACGTACACACGGAAACAAGACTGTCCCGCCTGCAACTGTTGTTCTACGACCCCGAGGCTGTAATCGATGTCGTCGGGATGCTGTTGCCGAAAGATGGGGTAGGCGATAGGAACTCCGTCCTGGACCTGTCCGCCCAAGAGATCCACCAAACGAACCCCGAGCGACTTAGAGGCGACGTCCCAGAGCGCGATGTCGACCCCGCATTTGATGGAACGGCTTTTGTCGTAGATGTACCCTGCCTGCGGAAAGCTCTCTTCCAGCAGCGCGGCGATCCTGTTGATCTCGAGGATGTTGCTTCCCACTAAGAGCTCGCGCAATACGGACTCGAGGCCGGCGACGTCGATGTGATATCGCGGGAGATGCTGGAAGTCCGACATCTCCCCGACCCCGATGAGGTTCGGGTCGTCGGTGAACAGCTCAACGATGACATGACCGCAGATGACGCCCGAGGTTCGCGGCGTGTTTATGGGCGTCAACTTGATGTCAGTGATGCGCGTCATTGATTCATTCCTTCGCCTTCGCGCGGCCCGGTGCCAGCTCGATGAGAGATCGCGTGTACGCCTCTTTCGGAGAGGCATAGATCGATTCGGCATCGCCCTCTTCTACGAGCTTTCCGTCTCGCATGACGACAATCCGATCTGCGATAGATCGCACCACCGCAAGATCATGCGTGATGAAGAGGTAAGTCAGACCGCTCGCAATCTGGAGTTCACCGAGCAGATTGAGAACTTGTGCCTGGATCGAGACGTCCAGTGAGCTCACGGCCTCATCGCAGACAAGCAATTTCGGCCCGACCGTGAGCGCTCGAGCGATCGCGATTCGTTGACGCTGTCCGCCGGAGAATGACCGAGGATAGAGAGGAAGCGCACGCTTGTCAAGCCCAACGGCCGCGAGGTGTTCACAAAGAATTTCCTGATTGTCATCAAGGCCATGGACCCGCAACGGCTCCTGCAGTATCTGCCGGACAGTCATTCGCGGGTCGAGGCTCGCGTAAGGGCTTTGAAAGACAACCTGAACCTCTCGCTGAAGCCGTTTGAGGTCGCCGCCCTTCGCCTCTGCGACATCAATGCCGTCATAGCGCACAGCTCCGCTCGTCGGACGTTCGAGCCGGAGAAGAGTGCGGGTGATACTCGTCTTCCCTGATCCCGACTCGCCCACGAGCGCAAGCGTCTCACCCTGTCGGACGGTGAAACTGACTCCGTCTACCGCAAGGACCCCTTCATCACGTCGGGACCACCCACCGCCATAGCGCAGACTGACGTTCTCGAACTCCGCGATCACACCGTGGGCGGCATCCCCGTCCACGGAACGGACTGGGCGTGGCGCGGCCGCCGCCGGCGGCGCGACGGGGAGCGGGGAAAGGTGACAAGCCGCCGCACGCGCAACCGTGCGAATGGTCAACGCCGGACGCTCCCGGTGGCATCGCTCGAACGCAAACTCGCATCGTTCCACAAATGCACACAGCTGGCCCAGGGTTCTCGGGTCTGGCGGGTGGCCCGCGATCGCTCTCAGCTGCTGCTTCGCCGGCGCATCGATGTTGGGCGTCGAATCAAGCAGCGCTCGCGTGTAGGGCATCTGGGGTGCTCCAAGGACCTCCGCCGCGGGACCACTTTCCACGACGCGACCCGCGTACATCACCGCTATGTCGTCGGCGTAGTCTGCGACGACGCCGAGATCGTGGGTGATAAGGAGAATTGCCATTCCCAGTTCGTCTCGGAGCCGGACAAGAGTGTCCATGATCTCCGCCTGCACCGCGACGTCCAAAGCGGTTGTCGGCTCGTCTGCGATCAACAGGCTCGGCCCGCAGACGAGCGCCAGGGCGATCGCCGCACGTTGTCTCATACCGCCCGACAGCTGATGAGGATACCTCCGGATGATCCTTTCCGGCGTCGGCAGGCCGGCCAGTCTCAACGACTCAGACACGCGCTCGCGGCGCGCGGCGCTCGAGAGGCCGCCGTGCGCTTTGAGTACGTCTTCCAGCTGGGCGCCGATTGTCATGAGGGGGTTAAGCGCGGCAGAAGGGTCCTGGAACACCATCGCAACCTGGGCACCCCGCACCTGTCGTAGCTGCGCAGGATTCAGCTTCAACAAGTCTTGGTCGCCAAAGCTGATCGCCCCTTCGACAACCGTGTCGTCCGCGTGCAAGCGCAGAATGCTCATCGCGGTTGCTGTCTTGCCCGAACCGGACTCGCCAACGAGCGCCAAGATCGCCCCCCTCCGAGCAGTCAGTGAGACATCACTGACTGCTCGGACCGGCGAGTTGCCGAGGGCTTTGAACGTCACCGACAGCGACCTGACCTCGAGGGCAGTTTCGAGCCCGACGACCGGGGCGCCTACGTCACTCAACATCAGCGAAATGTGTCCTCTCCAGTCGCCACTCTCCATCGACATCGAGGTCGATATCCTCGACATCGGCGGCATGGACGAGAAGGTTCACCGGCTGATACAAGAAGGACCAGTAGTTCTGCTCGACGATGTGCCGTTGAACCTCGACATAGGCCGCTGCACGCTCTTCTTGCGTGGTTGTCTGGCCCGCGGTGGTGAGGAGCTTGTCGAGTTCCTCATCCGCGAGACCCGACCAGTTATTCGCCCCTGTCGAGGAGAAATACGGGTTGAACGTGAGAGTCGGGTCCAGACGAGGCACATCGATCACTCCGATGGCGATGTCGAAGTCGTGCGCCTTGAGGCGCTCGAGGTACGCGGCGGCCTCAAGGGCCTCGATCCTCGCGGTGAATCCGACAGCATTCAGCTGGGACTGCAGAAGTTCAGCGATGAGCGGGTCCGGATCGCGTCGCCGGACCACGATCTCGACGTCGCGCTCCGACGATGAGCTTTCTGCGAGTGACGCTTCGGCCTGAGTGGGATCAAACGATGGCTGGCCGAGGTCATCGCTGTAAAACCAATCGTTCGCCGTGGCGAAGCTCGGAGCGAGTTCGTAGAGGTCACCCGCGGCCGCCGAAGCGATTGATTCCTTGTTGATTGCGTGGGCCGCGGCGGCGCGCAGATCGGCGTCAGCAAAGGGCCCACCCGTCACATTGAAGCTTGCGTAGTACGAGCGTCGTAGTCCTATGTCATCGAACGCCAGCTGCGGGTCGCTCTGCAGCTCTGCGACAACGGTCGGCGGCAGAAGACGTACAATGTCCACGCCGCCGGTCTGCAACTCGGCCTTGAGCACGTTCGGGTCCGTGATGAAGCGGAACCGCACGCCATCGAGGAGCGGGAGCTCGCCGCTCTGTCCACCCCAGTATTCGGGGTTCTTCTCGATCTTCAGTTCGACACCAGACGTCCAACTGTCGAAGATCCACGGTCCGCTCCCGACGGGGTGCCGCCCGAAGTCGTCACCGTACTTCTCCACCGCGGTAGGGGAAACGATCGCTCCGTGCTCGTGCGCGAGGTAAGTCAGCAGAAGTGGGTCTGCTCGGTTGAGATCTAGCCTCACCGTGGAGTCGTCGACCACCACGACGTCATCAATCGACGACAAGAACGAGCTCTTGGGGCTCGCCGTCTCCGGATCCAGCACGCGATCGAGGCTGAACGCCACCGCATCCGCGTTGACCGGCGTACCATCGGAGAATTTCACGCCATCACGCAGCACGAACTCGATGGAATCACCGTTGTCCTTCCAGGACTCAGCGAGCGCACCGACGATCTCTCCATCGCGCTCCTGCCTCACCAGGGAGTCGAAGAACAGGTTGAGCAGAGTTCTATTCAGCACACTCAGATGCGGATCGAGAGTGACGGGCTCGTTGTCGTACCCCACGACGAGGGTCCCCCCGCCCGCGGCCTCATCCGGCGTGTTCGGCGTGGCATCTGCGCCACACCCTGTTCCGACGACAAGCGTCGTGACCACTGCGGCGATGAGGAGCGAAGTGCGCCTCATTGTTGATCTCATCATTGAGTTGCCCTTTCAGGGTTGGTTCGAGACGGGAATTACGGATCGGTGGGCTCGGTGTCACGGAGCGCCTGTCCCAGCGCGTCCGAGAGCAGGTTCAGCGCCGTGACGACGAGCAGGATCGCGAGCCCAGGAAACACACCGAGAGCCCAGCTTCTGTAGAGGTTGCTGGCACCGGCTGACACCATGGCGCCCCAGCTCGCTTCCGGAGGTTGAATGCCAAGACCAAGAAAACTCAGCGAGGCCTCCGCCAAAATCGCCGTCGACGCTTGCAGCGCGACAAACACCAGAAGGGTGCCCATCAGGTGGGGAAGCACGTGGCGAAGGAGAACCCGGAAAGTCGGCAAACCGATGATCCGCGATGCATCCACCCATTCGCGCGTGCGAAGCGAGAGCACCTCTCCGCGCACGACTCGCGCAATCCGAGGCGTCACGACCGCGGTGATCGCGATGAGCGCGTTATGCAACCCGCTACCCAACGCCGCCACGATGGTCAACGCGAGCACGAGAAGTGGGAAGGCCAGCATCGCGTCGACGATTCTCATGATCACTGCGTCGACGGCCCCGCCGCGATAGCCGGAGATCAAGCCGATCGCCGTTCCCAGCACGAGCGCCGATCCCACAGACACGGCAATCACCTGCAGCACGACTCGAGATCCCGTGATGATCCGCGCGAGGATATCGCGGCCGATCTCATCGGTACCCAGCAGATGAGACCAACTCGGAGAGGCCAAGATGGCCGTGGTATCTGGAGTACGAGCGGCTTCGTCAAACAGGGGGCTCACGGCAGTGGCCAGGATGACGAGGAAGACGATCGCGATCCCGAACGCTCCGCGGGGATCCTTGAGAACGCGACCGAGCAAGGTGTTCCGAAAGCGCACGCTCCGCAATCCGTTCGCCGTGCGCGGATCAATAGCCGTCATCGCGACACCTTCCGATAGCTAATGCGGGGATCTAGCGCGGCATACAACAAGTCGGTGAGCAGGTTCACGAGCAGTACGAGAAGCACGACGACGAGCACGGCTCCTTGGACGATGGGCAGATCCCTGCTGAAGATCGCGTCCACGATGAGCGTGCCCATCCCAGGGAGCGTGAATATCGACTCGGTGACAACGGTGGCACTCATCAATGCCCCCACCTGCAACCCAATCACCGTTGCCACAGGAACAAGCGCGTTCCGCAGTGCATAGCGCAAGACCACGCCACGCTGACTAATACCGAAAGCCGTGGCTGTCCTCGTGAAATCGAGCTCGAGTGTTTCCAATAGCGACCCTCTGGTCTGCCGGGCAACGACGGCGACCACTGTCACCGCGACCGCGGTTGCGGGGAGGATCATGTACCGAATGTTCTGTAGAGGCGAACTGCCAAATGGGACGTAGCCAGAAGCGGGAAGAAGCTTGAGTCCGACAGCGAAGATGAGGATGAGGAGTATCGCGAGATAGAAGTGAGGGATGGCAAGAAAGAACATCGAGACGCTCGTGATAGCAGCATCCGTCGCTTTGCCTTTGCGGACCGCGGCGATCACACCCCCGGGGATCCCCAGAATGAGCGAGAACAACAATGCGATGAGCACAAGCTCAAGCGTGACCGGAAGCCGGCTCATGACCGTCGCGGCCACGGGCTCGCGAGTAAGCCACGACTGACCAAGGTCTCCCTGGAGCAGCCCACCGATCCAGTCCAGCATCTGGCCGAAGATGGGCTTGTCGAGCCCGAGTCTCCTCCGCATCTCGGCAATCTGCTCTTCCGTCGCATCCTCGCCGAGCAACTCTGCGGTGGGATCGCCGGGAAGCAACCGCAGGAGGAGGAACAGCGTCACCATGACGATGGCCAGGACAGGAACGAGTTGGAGCAACCGACGGCCGACGTACGCGATCATGCGGCCTTCTCCATCGAGCGCCACTGTTCGGCTGCTCTCGCAAGTAGCACATTCGGCACTTGATCATATGCGTAGAGCGACACGGACCGAGGCGATATACCGATGCCCTCGGTCCACGACTGCCCACCATCGCCCACTGACCAACCGATATCAACACGTTCGGGGGTGATACCCCGCGCGATCAGGTCCGCAACTTCCGTGGGGAGGGAAGCTCCTTGCCGCTGCAAGTCCGAGACGGTGAGGCTGCTGGCGAGGCCGGCGAGTGAAACTAGATCGCCCGACGACTTGCCCGCTCCGGCGTAACAATCAGTCGTCACGCGGAGTGCCACGGGCACCCCCTCAGCGGCGGCAACGACTTCATGCACGAGCGCCGCCGTCACCGCCGCCCGCGCAGCGAGCACGTGCGTGACGATGTCCTCGCCAAGCGCGTCGACGGCATCGTCAGCGGTACTCGCGGACGCCGGTCTTGGCCGCCGCAGTTGCTCCCCGATGGCAATCCGGACCAGCTGCCGGACGCCATCCGCGTCGAGACCCTCAGCCATATATCCGGCACGGCATGATTCGCAGAAGCACAGTCCGAGCAACCACTCATCAATGGGACGAAGCGCCTCCCCGGATTTGAGGTGCTCGCCGGTGTGAGGCCATCCGAGATAGCCGAATGCCTCGAGATCGAGACCATCGACATCCGCGGAGACTGCTTGTCGGACGAGCGCCATCGCGTGTTCGACGACCGCATGCTGCGCCGGGCAGAGGGCGTGAGTGAAGCGATGATCGAACGCATTGATGATCGCAAGCTCGGGAAACCGCTGGGCAACCGACGAGCTGTGCAGTCCGACGATCCACGCGATCACATCGATTCCGCGGGACCGCAGTGACTCCGTTGCCTGGTCGGCATCGCCTCCGCATGCGGGGAGCCCCAGAGTGCCGCTGACCCGGCGAGACCATGCGCCGGCGGGAAGCCGTTCTGTTGCTCCCGGTTCCGATGAGTAGGACAGCCACCTCGCGCTGTGATAGACGGTCGCCAGCCGCACCGCGTCCGGCGCGATCTCCGCGATCGCCGCGAGGCCGTTGCCACGGATGACTGATCTCGGGTGCGCCCAGAGGTGAACCTCCGTCACTGCATGCCCCGCTCGTCGAGGGCGGCAATGTGCGCACCCGCTGCCGTCTCGATGTGGTGGCGCAGCAGTTCACTCGCGTGAGCGGCTTCACCGCGTTCCGCAGCGTCGATGATGCGCGCATGCTCCAGGACCTCTTGCTCGTCTGCGCCTCCCAAGCGCCATCCCGTCGTTGCAATGAGGGTTCCCAGATCGCTCAGATTGCTCAGAAAGTCAATGAGAAAGGCATTGCCCGACGCCGAATAGAGCACGCGATGAAACTGACGGTTTGCGAGTCCGTGCTCGGCAACTCTGCCGGCCAAGAGGTGCTGCCTGGATGCCTCAAGCTGATCCCGCGCCTCTGGCCAGGGTGCGGCGCCGCGCGCTTCCACTGCAAGGCGCAACGCATAGGGCTCCACGCCGGCGCGGGCGACGGCGCTGTCGATCACGACTCGACGATCGATGACACGCACGATCATTCCTTGCCCAACGCCTTTGGTGACGAGACCCGAAGCAACAAGCTGCTTGAGAGCTTCGCGAACGGGCGTCTTCGAGATGCCGAGCACGCTCGCTAGCTCTCGCTCAATGAGCGGTTGCCCTGGGCTGAACTGTCCTTCGAGGATCGCATTGCGCAGAACCTCGACGACGCGATCACCTCGCGAGATCGCCTCTCCAACTTCGGGTAACTGCACCGTCCGAGTCGGCGTCACTGCCTGAGTCATACGAGTATCTTCGTATACCAAGATACGAAATGCAATAGCCATTTCAGGAGTTGGCATCTGGACCTGCTTCTCCGTGGTCTAGCCCACGAGCAATCCATAGCTCTGCGTTCCCGGCGCAGCTGCAAGTGCGACCAGCCCCAGATGCGCGCAGAAAGGACGCGGCCGAAGCGTTGGCGGGGGCGAAGCTGTGACGCAAAAATGCAGGCCTGGGACGCCGCGACCGCGCAGAGCCGCGAGAAGAGCGTTGATGAGACGGCGCCCCGCCCCTGCACTGGCGTCTCCGGTAGGAGGTTGATATGCAGACCGCCTGCTACGCGGCGGCGCTCGGCTCTGCCCCCGGCAGTCGCGCGCGGCACAGGCGAGCAGCTGCTCTTGCGGCGCGTTCCCCACTCTGCCGTAACGCGGCGCCCGAGCGCACGATCAGTCGACCGAGCAGCCAGGACCGACAATCACAATAGACGTCATGGCTCGTTTTCTCGAACTTGTCGGTCCGCTCGCGCCGTCTGTGGCTCCGGGCACCCTTGGCATTCCATGACTGGCGCGGCAGAGCGGAGAGCACCGAACCTCGTGGGCCTCACGAACTTGGCATCTGCCGACCTCGTGATCTACCTGCTCGACGACCGCGGCGACTGGCTCGCCCACGTCGACCTCGGTCTTCTCGGTACAGGCGATCGCTGGGCCGACCTCGCTGTCGCGTCGATGAGCACCGCGTGGGACTACGGCCCGGGCTGGGAGGACGCCCTCGTCGAGGCATACGGCCTCGAACCCGACCGCGAGCGGCTCGCGTTCTACCGCGACCTGTGGAACGCGACCTGATCGGACCGTCCTCGGCTCGCAGCGAAGCTCACCACTACGCTGACCACGTGCCCCCGTCCGACACCGCAGAACTCGACACCGCCGCACTGACGGCATCCGTCAG
It encodes:
- a CDS encoding GDSL-type esterase/lipase family protein, whose translation is MATGVRYRFVPRGTVLRVELRADDRAAPIDLVVDGQVAARREVPSGESFVAFDLPEGSSAELWLPQFGTVEVRSLLVDDLAPQELEFPERRWIAYGSSLTQCKSAAGPSETWPAILSRRCGLDLECIGLAGECHLDPAIADYIHDAEPDFVTLCIGINVYEQASFSARSFAPAVRAFIERVARSRAQTLVIGPVASPRFEDQLNRVGMSLDMMREHVHSASQDVFQRYSNVRYLDGRYLLSLSDDHLFLDGVHPTAEGHRVIAERMIDRFPEGELGLTPLVRR
- a CDS encoding ABC transporter permease, coding for MTAIDPRTANGLRSVRFRNTLLGRVLKDPRGAFGIAIVFLVILATAVSPLFDEAARTPDTTAILASPSWSHLLGTDEIGRDILARIITGSRVVLQVIAVSVGSALVLGTAIGLISGYRGGAVDAVIMRIVDAMLAFPLLVLALTIVAALGSGLHNALIAITAVVTPRIARVVRGEVLSLRTREWVDASRIIGLPTFRVLLRHVLPHLMGTLLVFVALQASTAILAEASLSFLGLGIQPPEASWGAMVSAGASNLYRSWALGVFPGLAILLVVTALNLLSDALGQALRDTEPTDP
- a CDS encoding SDR family NAD(P)-dependent oxidoreductase, whose product is MMPRRVAWVTGGSRNIGLAITERLVSDGYAVAVNGLDVDEVLHVCRRLTASGADVIGVPGDISVESGVREMIAQIHRKWGRLDVLVNNAAAPLLARGALSDIDVATMDRSFRVNVGGVMLCSREAAPLLTGGAIVNLSSVGATRAHAQSLIYDAGKAAVESMTRGLAIDLAPQRIRVNGVAPGAIENDRFRALSKDERRERISGVLLGRVGTGEDIAAGVSFLASADASYITGQVLTIDGGLTAQARPAAMTNTRSNT
- a CDS encoding ABC transporter permease, giving the protein MIAYVGRRLLQLVPVLAIVMVTLFLLLRLLPGDPTAELLGEDATEEQIAEMRRRLGLDKPIFGQMLDWIGGLLQGDLGQSWLTREPVAATVMSRLPVTLELVLIALLFSLILGIPGGVIAAVRKGKATDAAITSVSMFFLAIPHFYLAILLILIFAVGLKLLPASGYVPFGSSPLQNIRYMILPATAVAVTVVAVVARQTRGSLLETLELDFTRTATAFGISQRGVVLRYALRNALVPVATVIGLQVGALMSATVVTESIFTLPGMGTLIVDAIFSRDLPIVQGAVLVVVLLVLLVNLLTDLLYAALDPRISYRKVSR
- a CDS encoding GntR family transcriptional regulator, with protein sequence MPTPEMAIAFRILVYEDTRMTQAVTPTRTVQLPEVGEAISRGDRVVEVLRNAILEGQFSPGQPLIERELASVLGISKTPVREALKQLVASGLVTKGVGQGMIVRVIDRRVVIDSAVARAGVEPYALRLAVEARGAAPWPEARDQLEASRQHLLAGRVAEHGLANRQFHRVLYSASGNAFLIDFLSNLSDLGTLIATTGWRLGGADEQEVLEHARIIDAAERGEAAHASELLRHHIETAAGAHIAALDERGMQ
- a CDS encoding dihydrodipicolinate synthase family protein, with the protein product MNEVAFLDALRGVVAVLVTPYDKSGAVDEAKSTQLAERADAGGVHVVTALGNTSELYQLTAAERRVVLRSVATGTSRARLLAGFAGAAIEIHDESQYAADLGYHAVMIHEPMDPFGDGDGLLRFYREVAERSALPIVLYLRSTRLSLEQIRELVTHPKILGGKFARADFGTLEQLVHDGDSVWVNGAAESKIAITAAMGITGFTSGIAAARPDAALAMHAAVCRGDLNRLTQLMRLIAPVERMRAANHARSNVDVVKEMLRIDGIEFGSVRPPHVQLSAQERLHLRDLLDRWPARFDDSAGTNG
- a CDS encoding mandelate racemase/muconate lactonizing enzyme family protein; the protein is MTRITDIKLTPINTPRTSGVICGHVIVELFTDDPNLIGVGEMSDFQHLPRYHIDVAGLESVLRELLVGSNILEINRIAALLEESFPQAGYIYDKSRSIKCGVDIALWDVASKSLGVRLVDLLGGQVQDGVPIAYPIFRQQHPDDIDYSLGVVEQQLQAGQSCFRVYVGRNLDLDERFLREARERFGDRITLKSLDFSNLLAPKDAARFATRVRDVGFDLVESPARSADIRGLLEARSLIEEPVSEHVYSNDWALELIKHRAVDAFNVSVIAIGGITPVRRVFAIAEAAGVPCILGTTQELSIGTAAAVHVAAATDAVSLPSDPVGPLLYETDVVAEPVSYESGVLKLPDGWGLGIDIDQERLAQATGSLSWTHTSARGAADRIRLS
- a CDS encoding ABC transporter substrate-binding protein — translated: MRRTSLLIAAVVTTLVVGTGCGADATPNTPDEAAGGGTLVVGYDNEPVTLDPHLSVLNRTLLNLFFDSLVRQERDGEIVGALAESWKDNGDSIEFVLRDGVKFSDGTPVNADAVAFSLDRVLDPETASPKSSFLSSIDDVVVVDDSTVRLDLNRADPLLLTYLAHEHGAIVSPTAVEKYGDDFGRHPVGSGPWIFDSWTSGVELKIEKNPEYWGGQSGELPLLDGVRFRFITDPNVLKAELQTGGVDIVRLLPPTVVAELQSDPQLAFDDIGLRRSYYASFNVTGGPFADADLRAAAAHAINKESIASAAAGDLYELAPSFATANDWFYSDDLGQPSFDPTQAEASLAESSSSERDVEIVVRRRDPDPLIAELLQSQLNAVGFTARIEALEAAAYLERLKAHDFDIAIGVIDVPRLDPTLTFNPYFSSTGANNWSGLADEELDKLLTTAGQTTTQEERAAAYVEVQRHIVEQNYWSFLYQPVNLLVHAADVEDIDLDVDGEWRLERTHFADVE
- a CDS encoding dipeptide ABC transporter ATP-binding protein, with protein sequence MSMESGDWRGHISLMLSDVGAPVVGLETALEVRSLSVTFKALGNSPVRAVSDVSLTARRGAILALVGESGSGKTATAMSILRLHADDTVVEGAISFGDQDLLKLNPAQLRQVRGAQVAMVFQDPSAALNPLMTIGAQLEDVLKAHGGLSSAARRERVSESLRLAGLPTPERIIRRYPHQLSGGMRQRAAIALALVCGPSLLIADEPTTALDVAVQAEIMDTLVRLRDELGMAILLITHDLGVVADYADDIAVMYAGRVVESGPAAEVLGAPQMPYTRALLDSTPNIDAPAKQQLRAIAGHPPDPRTLGQLCAFVERCEFAFERCHRERPALTIRTVARAAACHLSPLPVAPPAAAAPRPVRSVDGDAAHGVIAEFENVSLRYGGGWSRRDEGVLAVDGVSFTVRQGETLALVGESGSGKTSITRTLLRLERPTSGAVRYDGIDVAEAKGGDLKRLQREVQVVFQSPYASLDPRMTVRQILQEPLRVHGLDDNQEILCEHLAAVGLDKRALPLYPRSFSGGQRQRIAIARALTVGPKLLVCDEAVSSLDVSIQAQVLNLLGELQIASGLTYLFITHDLAVVRSIADRIVVMRDGKLVEEGDAESIYASPKEAYTRSLIELAPGRAKAKE